Proteins from a genomic interval of Thermococcus sp.:
- a CDS encoding DUF835 domain-containing protein has translation MIYTMVHYVLIFERYYLPPSALAESGDDRKLTGSYVLFTDGDGASKIVDILRSSGGPSLVFTRSPDSYRGVGDNVVSVWITQATDKGVSPTKLHILQERAIDFMRRNPGGVVVLDDIDYLLMYNEFPVLFRFLVAVKDHAAISGSAFVVVVDRKSIGDKEHALLLSEFKPL, from the coding sequence GTGATATACACGATGGTGCACTACGTCCTGATCTTTGAGAGGTACTACCTACCTCCCAGTGCCCTTGCGGAGTCAGGAGACGACAGAAAGCTCACCGGCTCGTACGTTCTCTTCACCGACGGGGACGGTGCCAGTAAGATCGTGGACATCTTAAGAAGTTCAGGGGGGCCCTCTCTCGTTTTTACCAGATCCCCCGATAGTTACCGGGGTGTTGGAGATAACGTAGTTTCTGTGTGGATAACTCAGGCCACGGATAAAGGCGTCTCCCCAACGAAGCTTCACATACTTCAGGAGAGGGCGATAGATTTCATGAGGAGGAACCCCGGCGGCGTTGTCGTGCTGGATGATATAGATTATCTGCTTATGTACAACGAGTTTCCAGTCCTCTTCAGGTTTCTCGTCGCCGTTAAGGACCATGCGGCAATCAGTGGCTCTGCGTTCGTCGTGGTCGTTGACAGGAAGTCCATCGGGGACAAAGAACACGCACTGCTCTTGAGCGAGTTTAAACCCCTTTAG
- a CDS encoding NAD(+) kinase: MKFGIVARRDRDAALKLAYRVYDFLKVSGYEVFVDRDTYSHLHEFDRGDVVPLEDFDVDYIIVIGGDGTILRVEHRTKKDIPILGINMGTLGFLTEVEPHEAFFALSKLIEGEYHMDERIKLRTYVNGVNDVPDALNEVAVLTGIPGKIIHLKYYVDGGLANEVRADGLIISTPTGSTGYSMSAGGPFVDPRLKVVVLAPLAPIALSSRPMVVPAESKIDVRNLSATREVILAVDGQFYTYLTPETEIKVELSPRRTRFIRFSNEVYPKYTMRIKKKF, encoded by the coding sequence ATGAAGTTTGGCATAGTGGCCAGGCGGGATAGGGACGCTGCATTAAAACTTGCCTATAGGGTCTACGATTTTCTAAAGGTTAGCGGGTACGAGGTCTTTGTCGACAGGGACACCTACAGTCACCTTCACGAGTTCGATAGGGGGGACGTTGTACCGCTTGAGGACTTCGACGTGGATTACATAATAGTGATAGGCGGCGACGGGACGATCCTCCGCGTGGAGCACCGGACAAAAAAGGACATCCCGATACTTGGAATAAACATGGGGACTCTGGGCTTCCTGACGGAGGTCGAACCTCATGAAGCCTTTTTCGCGTTAAGCAAGCTGATAGAAGGAGAATACCATATGGATGAACGCATCAAACTTCGAACCTATGTTAACGGGGTAAACGACGTCCCGGATGCCCTCAACGAAGTGGCTGTTCTGACCGGCATTCCCGGTAAGATCATTCATCTGAAGTACTACGTTGATGGGGGCCTGGCGAACGAGGTCAGGGCGGACGGTCTTATAATCTCGACGCCCACGGGCTCCACAGGGTACTCGATGAGCGCAGGCGGACCTTTTGTTGACCCGAGGCTGAAGGTTGTGGTGCTTGCACCCCTGGCCCCCATAGCCCTCAGCTCGCGTCCCATGGTGGTTCCTGCGGAGAGCAAGATCGATGTGCGCAACCTCTCAGCAACCAGGGAGGTGATCCTTGCAGTGGACGGCCAGTTCTACACGTACCTGACACCGGAAACAGAGATAAAGGTAGAGCTGTCCCCCAGAAGAACCCGGTTCATCCGTTTTTCAAACGAGGTGTATCCTAAGTACACCATGAGGATAAAGAAGAAGTTCTAA
- a CDS encoding flippase-like domain-containing protein yields the protein MDRRKVGFIVFGLLVIVLLIWWAGIREVLKVVMSARLNYLLLAFLMYLVGVVLWGLRWRILLESLDIHAAFRHTINAILIGVFFNNITPGARGGGEAVRMYYISKRSDGTYGPVFATVAADRILDLIPVITMLFLSTVYVYRLGSRSLTVALMILNGLLAFLVIISLVIALNERRTKKLLYWLLRIARRIMPRTVKKYEDRLITVIETSVPQFQEGLRLLMRNKGAFLLALLCSFSFWGMVLLRTYFVFMSINYPTSIDKIMVVTMVSIVVGLVSIVPGGAGLIEAMNSGTYVLLGIDKNFAVTATLIDRLISYWIPTFLGGVLTTHFGVRVRKEKKSLTGEKGRD from the coding sequence ATGGACAGGAGAAAGGTGGGCTTCATAGTGTTCGGTCTGCTGGTGATAGTGCTTCTCATCTGGTGGGCCGGCATACGGGAGGTCTTGAAGGTCGTCATGTCGGCGAGGCTGAACTACCTCCTCCTGGCGTTTCTGATGTACCTTGTTGGGGTCGTCCTGTGGGGTCTCAGGTGGCGCATCCTTCTGGAGAGCCTTGACATACACGCCGCCTTTAGGCACACCATAAACGCCATACTGATCGGTGTGTTCTTCAACAACATCACTCCCGGCGCCAGGGGCGGGGGGGAGGCAGTCAGGATGTATTACATCTCGAAACGCTCGGACGGGACGTACGGCCCGGTGTTCGCAACCGTTGCCGCGGACAGGATACTGGACCTGATCCCCGTGATAACCATGCTCTTCCTCTCCACCGTCTACGTTTACCGCCTTGGCTCAAGGAGTCTCACCGTCGCTCTAATGATCCTCAACGGGCTCCTAGCCTTTCTGGTGATAATCAGCCTCGTAATAGCCCTGAACGAGAGGAGAACAAAGAAACTGCTATACTGGCTCCTCAGGATAGCCCGCAGGATAATGCCTAGAACGGTCAAGAAATACGAGGACAGGCTGATAACGGTCATAGAGACCAGCGTGCCCCAGTTTCAGGAGGGGCTCAGGCTTCTGATGAGGAACAAGGGGGCGTTTCTCCTCGCACTGCTCTGCTCCTTCTCCTTCTGGGGCATGGTGCTCCTCCGCACGTACTTCGTCTTCATGAGCATAAACTACCCAACGAGCATAGACAAGATAATGGTCGTCACCATGGTGAGCATCGTGGTCGGCCTAGTGAGCATCGTCCCGGGGGGCGCCGGCTTGATCGAGGCCATGAACTCCGGAACGTACGTTCTCCTGGGCATAGACAAGAACTTCGCCGTGACGGCCACGCTTATAGACAGGCTGATCTCGTACTGGATCCCAACCTTCCTGGGGGGAGTACTCACCACGCACTTCGGGGTGCGCGTTAGGAAGGAGAAGAAAAGTTTAACTGGAGAAAAGGGAAGGGACTGA
- a CDS encoding RsmB/NOP family class I SAM-dependent RNA methyltransferase, producing MKPEEAFPEELREYYRRFFGSEAEKIMASLRTPVEKYYIRVNTLKTSRSKLMGILRREGLKPKRSPYLEEGIYFEREGPNFPDNYEPGLPVVRANRFASESVYQGANLYTPGVLGADKKIKPGDEVQIRDPRGLLIGIGIARMSAKEMVVSTRGLAVEVTLPKFRLPSLSELESFREGLFYAQSLPSMVVAHVLELSEEDLIVDMTAAPGGKTSHIAQLMQNRGEIIAIDKSRNRLKKMEEELKRLGVKNVRPIHMDSRKLPKLGIEADKILLDAPCTALGIRPKLWESRTPRDIEATARYQRQFINAAIRSLRRGGLLIYSTCTLSYEENEANVKYMMEKGLKPVEPEFFIGSHGMGLEGVQRFYPNRHLTQGFFIAKLRKV from the coding sequence ATGAAACCGGAGGAAGCCTTTCCGGAGGAGCTGAGGGAGTACTACAGGAGGTTCTTCGGGAGCGAAGCGGAGAAGATAATGGCCTCGCTCAGAACGCCGGTGGAGAAGTACTACATCCGCGTGAACACCCTGAAGACGAGCAGGTCTAAGCTGATGGGCATCCTTCGAAGGGAGGGGCTTAAACCCAAGAGGAGTCCCTACTTGGAGGAAGGCATCTACTTCGAGCGCGAGGGTCCAAACTTCCCCGACAACTACGAGCCCGGCCTTCCAGTCGTCCGCGCCAACAGGTTCGCTAGCGAGAGCGTCTATCAGGGGGCCAATCTCTACACGCCTGGGGTTCTGGGGGCGGACAAGAAAATCAAGCCCGGCGACGAGGTTCAGATAAGAGACCCCAGAGGTCTGCTCATCGGAATAGGCATCGCCAGAATGAGCGCCAAGGAGATGGTGGTCTCGACACGCGGACTGGCGGTAGAGGTCACCTTGCCCAAGTTCAGGCTACCGAGCCTGAGCGAGCTGGAGTCCTTTAGAGAGGGCCTATTCTACGCGCAGAGTTTGCCCTCAATGGTGGTCGCCCACGTCCTGGAGCTGAGCGAGGAGGACCTGATAGTGGACATGACTGCAGCCCCCGGTGGAAAGACGAGCCACATCGCCCAGCTCATGCAGAACAGGGGGGAGATAATAGCCATTGACAAGTCGAGGAACAGGCTGAAGAAGATGGAGGAGGAGCTGAAGAGGCTCGGTGTGAAGAACGTCAGGCCCATCCACATGGACTCGCGGAAGCTTCCCAAGCTGGGAATCGAGGCGGACAAGATACTGCTCGACGCACCGTGCACCGCTTTGGGAATACGGCCGAAGCTGTGGGAGAGCCGGACGCCGAGGGACATTGAGGCCACCGCGCGCTACCAGAGGCAGTTCATCAACGCTGCCATAAGGTCCCTCCGGCGGGGTGGCCTTCTCATCTACTCGACCTGCACGCTGAGCTACGAGGAGAACGAGGCTAACGTGAAGTACATGATGGAGAAGGGTTTAAAACCTGTGGAGCCTGAATTTTTCATAGGCTCGCATGGAATGGGACTTGAAGGGGTGCAGAGGTTCTATCCAAACAGGCACCTCACGCAGGGGTTCTTCATAGCAAAGCTCCGGAAGGTGTGA
- a CDS encoding DUF3201 domain-containing protein, producing MSVREIHEFLNEMWGGIFRLNEELKAELPGEGFKVEDVEEAFGAYIFLEGEWRLMKYPHPAFEIKPQIEVGATPESHYFVVAVPKERINENFVGLFIELFPRSFIYGARDFLSDIYNWRRDGRVSPTEILEKIEGSPEKLFQFEANFGSMGTLKQGILRLIDIGKRFEIFDL from the coding sequence GTGAGCGTAAGAGAGATTCACGAGTTCCTCAACGAGATGTGGGGGGGCATATTCAGGCTCAACGAGGAGCTTAAGGCCGAGCTCCCGGGGGAGGGCTTCAAGGTGGAGGACGTTGAGGAGGCCTTCGGAGCCTACATCTTCCTCGAAGGCGAGTGGAGGCTCATGAAGTATCCTCACCCCGCCTTTGAGATAAAGCCCCAGATTGAGGTCGGCGCGACGCCGGAGAGCCACTACTTCGTCGTCGCGGTTCCGAAGGAGAGGATAAATGAGAACTTCGTCGGTCTGTTCATCGAGCTCTTCCCGAGGAGCTTCATATACGGCGCCCGGGACTTTCTCAGCGACATTTACAACTGGAGGCGCGACGGAAGGGTTTCCCCGACCGAGATACTTGAGAAAATCGAAGGAAGCCCTGAAAAGCTCTTCCAATTCGAGGCAAACTTCGGGAGCATGGGGACGTTAAAGCAGGGGATTCTGAGACTGATAGACATCGGAAAGCGCTTCGAAATCTTCGACCTTTGA
- a CDS encoding LEA type 2 family protein — protein MGAIKRILLISLVALLIWGSYVAYAVLTLHPTFSVKWGHVDENITELEISGNLGKPLLVPLSLKDASLSLNGIGVAAIKDFKYSAVRNRASAVVAINNKNLIGAFIAYMNNGEKGKAVLHVRGRLLGLIPLNYNLSESINDDVLGGFNFTAESRPITVGGLEVGQTPAILETKTDWGGTEGSYAVLIGHVRLYNPNRMPIPVNNISYTIKVDGIRVGKGGIIKGAVVPAGGYATVDVRIMIDTSMLPKVWVAHVKAGEESTVSATVYLDMNLLGRNYRIPVETTNTTVKTNFLGTLRKLLNG, from the coding sequence ATGGGGGCGATTAAAAGGATCCTGCTGATATCACTCGTGGCCCTGCTGATATGGGGCAGTTACGTTGCCTACGCAGTTCTGACGCTCCACCCAACGTTCAGCGTCAAGTGGGGTCACGTGGACGAGAACATCACGGAGCTGGAGATAAGTGGAAACCTTGGAAAGCCTCTTCTTGTGCCGCTCTCCCTAAAGGACGCGAGCTTAAGCCTGAACGGCATAGGGGTAGCAGCCATAAAGGACTTCAAGTACAGCGCGGTGAGAAACAGAGCCTCAGCGGTGGTGGCCATCAACAACAAAAACCTGATTGGGGCGTTTATAGCATACATGAACAACGGGGAGAAGGGAAAAGCCGTTCTACACGTGAGGGGCAGGCTCCTGGGGTTAATACCCCTGAACTATAACCTGAGCGAGAGCATCAACGATGATGTGCTGGGAGGTTTCAACTTTACCGCCGAAAGCAGACCCATCACCGTGGGTGGGCTTGAAGTCGGGCAGACCCCCGCAATACTCGAGACAAAGACAGACTGGGGGGGGACTGAAGGCAGCTACGCGGTCTTGATAGGCCATGTAAGGCTCTACAACCCGAACAGGATGCCTATCCCGGTAAACAACATAAGTTACACCATCAAAGTGGACGGGATAAGGGTCGGGAAGGGAGGCATCATCAAAGGCGCTGTGGTTCCGGCGGGCGGTTACGCCACGGTGGACGTGCGCATCATGATAGACACGTCGATGCTGCCGAAGGTCTGGGTGGCCCACGTCAAGGCGGGTGAGGAAAGCACGGTGAGCGCCACCGTGTACCTGGACATGAATCTCCTCGGAAGGAACTACAGGATACCCGTTGAAACCACGAACACCACCGTAAAGACAAACTTCCTGGGGACGCTCAGGAAACTGCTGAACGGATGA